One genomic region from Sphaeramia orbicularis unplaced genomic scaffold, fSphaOr1.1, whole genome shotgun sequence encodes:
- the LOC115416847 gene encoding ubiquitin-conjugating enzyme E2 E2-like: MSSEVQRPDDSPSTSGGSSDIEQRETVPPEQEREQAQPKKKETKISSKTAAKLSTSAKRIQKELAEITLDPPPNCR, from the exons ATGTCCAGCGAAGTGCAGAGACCGGACGACAGCCCCAGCACCAGCGGGGGCAGCTCGGATATCGAACAAAGAGAAACAGTACCACCGGAACAGGAGCGAGAGCAAGCACAGCCCAAAAAGAAGGAGACTAAGATCTCGAGTAAAACTGCTGCTAAACTTTCAACTAGTGCCAAGAG GATTCAGAAGGAACTTGCAGAAATAACACTAGACCCACCTCCAAACTGCAGGTAA